A single region of the Kocuria rosea genome encodes:
- the ybaK gene encoding Cys-tRNA(Pro) deacylase, which translates to MAKASRGAGPTAAVALLARERVAFTVHEYAHDPAAASYGLEAAAALGRDPDQVFKTLLVVHERDWAVAVLPVSARLSLRAAAAALGWKRAALAEPRLAERRTGYVVGGISPLGQKTPSPTLLDDSAEAWPTVLVSGGRRGLDVELPPAELLRLTGGRTAALRS; encoded by the coding sequence ATGGCGAAGGCGTCCCGCGGTGCGGGCCCCACCGCAGCCGTCGCGCTCCTGGCGCGGGAGCGCGTGGCCTTCACCGTGCACGAGTACGCCCACGACCCTGCGGCCGCGTCCTACGGGCTGGAGGCCGCCGCCGCGCTGGGGCGCGACCCGGACCAGGTGTTCAAGACGCTGCTGGTCGTGCACGAGCGGGACTGGGCGGTCGCGGTGCTGCCCGTCTCCGCGCGGCTGTCCCTGCGCGCGGCCGCGGCCGCCCTGGGCTGGAAGCGGGCCGCCCTGGCCGAGCCCCGGCTCGCGGAGCGGCGCACCGGCTACGTGGTGGGCGGGATCTCGCCCCTCGGGCAGAAGACACCCTCCCCCACCCTGCTCGACGACTCCGCGGAGGCATGGCCCACGGTCCTCGTCTCCGGCGGGCGGCGCGGGCTCGACGTCGAGCTGCCCCCGGCCGAGCTGCTGCGGCTCACGGGCGGGCGCACCGCCGCGCTGCGCTCCTGA
- a CDS encoding DUF3000 family protein — MSAVNGLTEVYQDFQDALEQLRRTGHREGVELTAIPAPTHLAPFAAAVRAEVRRPPAPSRAPALTAGPAAAQDAGAAAVPDRAPGAPEDELATGRFVLLHDPSEPTAWGGPFRIVTWARAAASREIGCDDTAGANAWTWLLEALERHRAGYSREGGTASRVLAEGFGLLGDQEEGADVELRASWTPDGSDVAPHLAAWADTVCTFAGLPPYPRGVTVLHPRR; from the coding sequence GTGAGCGCGGTGAACGGCCTGACCGAGGTGTACCAGGACTTCCAGGACGCCCTCGAGCAGCTGCGCCGCACCGGCCACCGGGAGGGCGTCGAGCTCACGGCGATCCCGGCCCCGACGCACCTCGCGCCGTTCGCGGCCGCGGTGCGCGCCGAGGTGCGGCGACCGCCCGCACCGTCCCGCGCCCCGGCCCTCACGGCCGGCCCGGCAGCGGCGCAGGACGCCGGCGCGGCCGCCGTCCCGGACCGGGCGCCCGGCGCCCCGGAGGACGAGCTCGCCACGGGACGCTTCGTGCTCCTGCACGACCCGTCCGAGCCGACGGCGTGGGGCGGACCGTTCCGCATCGTCACCTGGGCCCGCGCGGCCGCGAGCCGCGAGATCGGCTGCGACGACACGGCGGGCGCGAACGCGTGGACCTGGCTCCTCGAGGCCCTGGAACGCCACCGGGCCGGATATTCTCGGGAGGGCGGCACCGCGTCCCGGGTCCTCGCCGAGGGCTTCGGTCTGCTCGGCGACCAGGAGGAGGGGGCCGACGTCGAGCTGCGGGCCTCCTGGACGCCCGACGGTTCCGACGTGGCACCGCACCTGGCGGCCTGGGCCGACACGGTCTGCACCTTCGCGGGCCTGCCGCCGTACCCCCGGGGCGTGACCGTGCTGCACCCGCGCCGCTGA
- a CDS encoding alpha/beta hydrolase family protein, which yields MPRRPLPVPAAPEPQSATQWARGAVVGAAVTVGAASLSFGLSSAAAAYFARQVVVPPKYRSEDLQILGVTRTGEDGDPSATTLVRLPATVDTTVAGTYSLRFDAGRGHARIGAIRSYSPREGTVTRVVEEVYSGDLSRATRGFWSGTVYPDPGAAGLPFEEVEIPIEVGPAPCWVVPAEGGPTPEGERPRVLPGPWAIMVHGRGANRMETVRAVPVARELGLTSLLISYRNDREAPPTHDFRYGLGFTEWKDVQTAISYAKSRGATQIVLFGWSMGGAISLQTADLSFYRDDIAALVLTGPVVDWFELIAHHSRSRRIPSGIGRLATNLISHPAGRMLTGLAAPVDLQALDWLSRSEHLRTPTLVLHSVDDEFVPAASSRRLAELNRLVEFVPFARARHTKEWNVDPQRWEDAVRRWLPARLAQDARTLGPVRAQRS from the coding sequence ATGCCCCGTCGCCCCCTGCCGGTCCCCGCCGCCCCCGAGCCCCAGTCCGCGACGCAGTGGGCGCGCGGCGCCGTGGTGGGCGCGGCCGTCACGGTGGGGGCGGCGTCCCTGTCCTTCGGGCTCTCGAGCGCGGCGGCCGCCTACTTCGCGCGGCAGGTGGTGGTCCCGCCGAAGTACCGCTCCGAGGACCTGCAGATCCTCGGCGTCACCCGTACCGGCGAGGACGGCGACCCGTCCGCGACGACTCTCGTGCGGCTCCCCGCCACGGTGGACACCACCGTGGCGGGGACCTACAGCCTGCGCTTCGACGCGGGCCGCGGTCACGCCCGGATCGGCGCCATCCGCTCCTACTCCCCCCGGGAGGGCACCGTGACCCGGGTGGTCGAGGAGGTCTACTCGGGGGACCTCTCCCGGGCGACCCGCGGCTTCTGGTCCGGGACGGTCTACCCGGACCCCGGGGCGGCGGGCCTGCCGTTCGAGGAGGTGGAGATTCCGATCGAGGTCGGGCCGGCGCCCTGCTGGGTGGTCCCCGCGGAGGGCGGGCCGACCCCGGAGGGTGAGCGGCCCCGGGTGCTCCCGGGTCCGTGGGCGATCATGGTGCACGGGCGCGGCGCCAACCGGATGGAGACGGTCCGTGCCGTGCCGGTGGCGCGGGAGCTCGGGCTGACCTCCCTGCTGATCTCCTACCGCAACGACCGGGAGGCGCCGCCCACGCACGACTTCCGGTACGGGCTGGGCTTCACGGAGTGGAAGGACGTGCAGACGGCGATCAGCTACGCGAAATCCCGCGGCGCCACCCAGATCGTGCTCTTCGGCTGGTCCATGGGCGGGGCGATCTCGCTGCAGACGGCTGACCTGTCCTTCTACCGGGACGACATCGCGGCCCTCGTGCTCACCGGCCCGGTGGTCGACTGGTTCGAGCTGATCGCCCACCACTCCCGCTCCCGCCGGATCCCCTCGGGGATCGGCCGGCTGGCCACGAACCTGATCTCCCACCCGGCGGGGCGGATGCTGACCGGTCTCGCCGCTCCGGTGGACCTCCAGGCCCTCGACTGGCTCTCCCGGTCCGAGCACCTGCGCACGCCCACCCTGGTGCTGCACTCCGTGGACGACGAGTTCGTCCCGGCCGCCAGCTCCCGCCGGCTCGCGGAGCTCAACCGGCTCGTGGAGTTCGTGCCCTTCGCCCGCGCCCGGCACACCAAGGAGTGGAACGTGGACCCGCAGCGCTGGGAGGACGCCGTGCGGCGCTGGCTGCCCGCCCGGCTGGCCCAGGACGCCAGGACCCTCGGGCCCGTGCGCGCGCAGCGGAGCTGA
- the msrB gene encoding peptide-methionine (R)-S-oxide reductase MsrB, whose product MSETTRHGERPDATGRTEEDWRSILSPEEYHVLREAGTERPFTGEYWETKAEGVYECRACGAELFRSDTKFDAHCGWPSFYAPLAEDRVRYIKDTALGMERVEVRCAACDSHMGHVFGGEGFPTPTDLRYCINSVSVRLVPAGS is encoded by the coding sequence ATGAGCGAGACCACCAGGCACGGCGAACGCCCCGACGCCACCGGACGGACCGAGGAGGACTGGCGCTCCATCCTGTCCCCGGAGGAGTACCACGTGCTGCGCGAGGCGGGCACGGAGCGGCCCTTCACCGGCGAGTACTGGGAGACGAAGGCCGAGGGCGTCTACGAGTGCCGCGCGTGCGGGGCGGAGCTCTTCCGCTCCGACACCAAGTTCGACGCGCACTGCGGCTGGCCCTCCTTCTACGCGCCGCTGGCCGAGGACCGGGTCCGCTACATCAAGGACACCGCCCTGGGCATGGAGCGGGTGGAGGTCCGGTGCGCCGCCTGCGACTCGCACATGGGCCACGTCTTCGGCGGCGAGGGCTTCCCGACCCCCACGGATCTCCGGTACTGCATCAACTCCGTCTCCGTCCGCCTCGTGCCCGCCGGCTCCTGA
- a CDS encoding HRDC domain-containing protein: MTSPADRRSAPDEPSTPVVAGFEDFEIPDSVHLAAPFDGIPPIIDTVAGLERAAAAVAAGSGPAAIDTERASGFRYGQRAFLVQLRREGVGTVLIDPEATGSLAVLGEALSGVEWVLHAATQDLPSLRALGMEPDRLFDTELGGRIAGLRRVGLAAETEELLGYTLAKEHSAVDWSKRPLPRDWLNYAALDVEMLIQLRWAMEELLREKGKLDWALQEFEAVRTAEPAPPRQDPWRRTSGINKVKGRRQLTALRGLWEERERLAQHKDVAPGRLLPDAALVAAAAAMPRTVPQLLDTPGFHGRLAAREAPRWLRAIAEARTATELVPFTVKSDALPPVKAWEVKRPEAAARLRVLKPLVAELAEAHELPTENLLTPEHLRRFCWQPPKSTTDQAVADRLRDLGARRWQVELTAPVLGPAWRELRARKRAARQVERDQPPAGDEDEPAA, encoded by the coding sequence TTGACCAGCCCAGCCGACCGCCGATCCGCGCCCGACGAGCCCTCGACCCCCGTGGTCGCCGGCTTCGAGGACTTCGAGATCCCCGACAGCGTCCACCTCGCGGCGCCGTTCGACGGGATCCCTCCCATCATCGACACCGTGGCAGGACTGGAGCGGGCCGCCGCCGCCGTCGCCGCGGGCTCCGGCCCGGCGGCGATCGACACCGAGCGGGCGTCGGGCTTCCGCTACGGGCAGCGCGCCTTCCTCGTGCAGCTGCGGCGCGAGGGCGTGGGCACCGTGCTGATCGACCCGGAGGCCACCGGTTCGCTGGCCGTGCTGGGCGAGGCGCTCTCCGGCGTCGAGTGGGTGCTGCACGCTGCCACCCAGGACCTGCCCTCCCTGCGCGCCCTCGGCATGGAGCCGGACCGGCTCTTCGACACCGAGCTGGGCGGGCGCATCGCCGGGCTCCGGCGCGTGGGCCTGGCCGCGGAGACGGAGGAGCTGCTGGGCTACACGCTGGCCAAGGAGCACTCCGCCGTGGACTGGTCGAAGCGGCCCCTGCCGAGGGACTGGCTGAACTACGCCGCGCTCGACGTGGAGATGCTCATCCAGCTCCGCTGGGCCATGGAGGAGCTGCTGCGGGAGAAGGGCAAGCTGGACTGGGCGCTCCAGGAGTTCGAGGCCGTGCGCACCGCCGAGCCCGCTCCCCCGCGCCAGGACCCGTGGCGCCGGACGTCGGGGATCAACAAGGTGAAGGGCCGGCGCCAGCTCACCGCGCTGCGCGGGCTGTGGGAGGAGCGGGAGCGGCTCGCCCAGCACAAGGACGTCGCCCCCGGCCGGCTGCTGCCCGACGCCGCCCTGGTCGCCGCCGCGGCCGCCATGCCGCGCACCGTGCCGCAGCTCCTCGACACCCCCGGCTTCCACGGCCGGCTCGCGGCGCGGGAGGCGCCCCGGTGGCTGCGGGCGATCGCCGAGGCCCGCACGGCCACGGAGCTCGTCCCCTTCACCGTGAAGTCCGACGCCCTGCCGCCCGTGAAGGCGTGGGAGGTCAAGCGCCCCGAGGCCGCAGCACGGCTGCGGGTCCTGAAGCCGCTCGTGGCCGAGCTCGCCGAGGCGCACGAGCTGCCGACCGAGAACCTGCTCACCCCCGAGCACCTGCGGCGCTTCTGCTGGCAGCCGCCGAAGAGCACCACCGACCAGGCGGTGGCGGACCGCCTGCGGGACCTCGGGGCGCGCCGGTGGCAGGTCGAGCTGACGGCCCCGGTCCTCGGCCCGGCCTGGCGGGAGCTGCGGGCCCGCAAGCGCGCGGCGCGCCAGGTGGAGCGCGACCAGCCGCCGGCCGGGGACGAGGACGAGCCCGCAGCGTGA
- a CDS encoding Rieske (2Fe-2S) protein, with amino-acid sequence MPERPTTPSAPSRRTVLGLAGAGSTAALTACAADAPPSTGGGPAPAASGPVDAGALEDLPVGSAVKFDRDDVQAVVSRPDPDTVVAFSPVCPHQGCMVAPQEELYVCPCHSSQFDLTTGEVLAGPAESGLEPYPASVADGRILLG; translated from the coding sequence ATGCCCGAGCGCCCGACCACCCCGTCCGCCCCGTCCCGGCGCACGGTCCTCGGCCTGGCCGGGGCCGGCTCGACCGCGGCGCTCACCGCGTGCGCCGCCGACGCCCCGCCGTCGACGGGCGGCGGCCCCGCCCCCGCAGCGTCCGGCCCCGTGGACGCGGGCGCCCTCGAGGACCTGCCGGTGGGCTCAGCGGTGAAGTTCGACCGGGACGACGTACAGGCCGTCGTGAGCCGCCCGGACCCGGACACGGTCGTCGCGTTCTCTCCCGTGTGCCCGCACCAGGGGTGCATGGTGGCCCCGCAGGAGGAGCTCTACGTCTGCCCGTGCCACTCCTCGCAGTTCGACCTCACGACCGGCGAGGTCCTGGCCGGACCCGCCGAGTCCGGGCTGGAGCCGTACCCCGCGAGCGTGGCGGACGGGCGGATCCTGCTCGGCTGA